The nucleotide sequence GCTGATGTCCAGGATTCTTAATTTGAGAAAATCCTGCAACTGTTGGTTTTGTGTGGTCTCCTCTTCCAGAGAAAAATTGTGAACTACCTGATCCATGATTTTCAGCATGGGAAGCAACTCCTGAAGTGGAGAATCTACTATTCAAAGTAGGCAAGGATGTCTCAACAGATTGGCTTGCTACAGCCCCATCAGTAAAATCATGTGTAGGATTCACAAGTGAAGAACTTTTAGCAGGTGTGCCTACATTAGCTTGGCTTGTGTTGGAAATCTGATCTTCTTGATGTTGTTCTAGGTGATATTTTGCACCAGAATGGTCTTGTCGTTGAAGTCCCAACCGCTGCTCATGTAATTGCTTTTGAACCAAAGGAAAATCAGGAGCAGTTGCCGCTGATGAATTGAGATGCCTATGTGCTTCCATGTGTTTGTTCTGTTGGTGACCAGGTGGGTTGGATATCTTATCCCAATTCTGTGTTTCAGATGATTCATGAAGGAGAGCTAAAGGTCGGGCTAAAGAAGCATAATTTGATTGTGCTTGATCCTGATAGCTTGCCTCTCCTTGATGGCTTGATTGGGCGATCATAGGATCATTTAAGAGGTTGTGAGAAATTGGGCTTTTGATTGATAGTAATTGTGGAGATGGAGGAGCTAACTGCAATCCAAATCCTCTTGAGATAGAAGACAAATCAACATGAGGTTGGGCAGCAGAAACATCATCAGCAACTTGGGCAGATCTATCAGACGAATTCATAGAATTCACATCTCTTGATCGGTCAACCTTATGAAGAAGCTCAAGCATATTGCTGCCATCAATTAAATAATTCTTGAGGATTAGAAAGATCCTGATGTTTAGTCCATAACGGCAACCAAAATAGGATATAAAGAACGCAAAGTAAATAGAATGAAAAGAAAATTGCAAAAATTCAGATTTAATATTAGGTGTTCTGGTAGTGAGAACTAAATAAAAGAAGTACAACgacaacaaccaaaccttatcccactaggtgaggttggtagtatgaatccttttatgccattgagctctatctcatactatatcatcatctatacttaaataaattttatcttgttttattgttgctaactaaattgttttggtcttcttcttcctcgttgGATATgtgtgtttatcatagtttcacatcgcttaaCTAGAACATTTATTGATCATCTAGGTACATGtttataccatcttaaacgtgtctctcggagtttttcctcaatagatgcaactccgactttatctctaatgctctcatttcttattctgtccatcctcgtatgtccacatatccaccttaacatcctcatctctgcaactcttatcTTCTGCTCATGCACTCGAGTCAAAGCCCAACATTcagttccatataacatagcaggtctaactacgattttgtaaaactttcctttaaattttagaaatattttacgaTCACATAAGACACCCAACGCTCTCTTCTATTTCAATTATCTTgtttgtattctatataagacatttCTCTCAATCCCTTCATAGTTATGcaaaaatgatcataaatatttaaagcgctcggttccaggcaacttatcatctcctattttaacaattatctcattacgtctaatattgttaaatttaaatttcatatattatgtttttattctactaagcctaaaacgtTTCCATTATAATATTTTctaccaagattctagtttagcatttactccttcacatgtttcatcttccaaaataatattatctacAAACAGCATACACCACGGTACCGTGTTttgaatgtgtgtagtgagttcgtccataattaggaTAAAAAGATAGCGACTTAGAGCTGAtcattgatgtaaccctatctttattagaaatgatTCAGTTATTCCGCATGAAGTCTTTACTTTGGTCATTACATTttcatatatatccttaattagttcaatatatgttacgttaacccctcttttttctaaatttttccgtataatttctcttgagattCTATCATAAGATTTTTTTacgtcaatgaataccatgtgtagatcttatttttgctcccgatatttttcaattaattgtctaagaagatgtatagcttctattgtcgaccttccaagcatgaacccaaattgattttcggtcaatGTGGTccccttccttaatctttttttctattactttttatcaaagtttcatggtatgactcattagtttaatacccctatagtttacacaattttgtacgtctcccttattcttatataaggaaactagaaTACTTACCCACCATTGATTaggtatttttttcattttcaatatcatattaaataattttgtaattcaTTCAATACCTTATCTCCTTATGCACTTCCATacttctatcggaatatcatctgatccaacggcttttccattgtgcatctcatttaaaacttgttctactcctaaagtttgaattctacgataaaaatttaaatttctatactcatttgatctacttaaattatctaagttaagttggttacctaaacattcattaaaaagttgatgaaaatacatcttccctcctttatttctccatcgtttactagtactctataacattcatctttaatacattttacttagataagatctcttgtctgcctttttctcactttagttattctataaatatctcgttccacttcttttgtatccaatttttaatataattgttcaaaaattttattttttgcttcattcactactttcttagcctctttcttgcctattgtatattttttaaaattttccttgtacttacaaatatataatttgttATAAGCTGTtcgttttttccttcactttctcttgtactttttcaTTCCACCATACAAATTCCTTATTTAGTAGTGCATGTTCCTTTGACTCattgagtacactcttagctactatttttaactttaataCCATCATCTTATCCTGTGTCATATTAGAATCACTATATATTttacctaatacttgtactcctaccttctccttaaatatattttgcttcctatCCTTTAATTTCcatcacttaattctaggagtcgtatatattttctttctattaataTTATGCTTGAGGTATATATCCAACACTATTAATTTATGTTGGATAGTTAAACTTTCTCCAAGGATAACCTtacaatctttataaatctttctataattcttcctaaccataagaaagtcaatttgcgatttattatcaCTTTTGagcgtgactaagtgttcttttcttttcttaaaaaatagattagctaatataaggtcatatgctattgtaaaatctaatataattttctcATCTTCATTTCTCATTCCAAACCCAAAACccccatgtaccctctcatattcctcatttttcactccgacatgttcatttagatcacctcctattaaaatcatttcatttggcggaATGTTTTATAATACTTCATAAGTCGTCCCAAAATATTGATGTGATAGCTTCATCTAATTCCGCATATACACTAATTAGGTTCATAGTTTTTTTGTCACTACtatcttaagagttataattcgatccccttttctaactactcatataacttcatcctttaacgaactatctataaTAATACCCACTTCATTTCGTTCTTTACTCTTtcctgtgtaccataacttaaaacctgagttctctatcatctttgccttctcgcctacccattttatctcttgtacatacaaaatactaatttttctcttaATCATCGTAtgtactacctccattgatttatcaATTAGGGTTCCTATgtttcatgttccaaatcttagactattagtttttctatcatatttgttcttatctatcCTATAATATGAGAACTcttacctatttaacactacaccccagttctcatggagatatagTTACAATCGGACCTGCAATGCGaattcttgcatatttagcactataccTGAGTTCTGGAGATATAGTAATCCTTGCCGAGACATTACAGTCGGATCTTACAACGCGTTCATTTTGAGAAACAACctaacattagcacaatagtttaatggatatatttattgaacatttgtcatagttttaacgctAACTAGCAACCTAACGctaccctcctcctttatccgggcttaggACTGGCCATGGCTAGTTCGTCGTGGTCGGAGTTTttgaaaaaaacaaaaacaagaagtGATAAAAAAATGGTTTCTTAAGTTCTAACATCATCCTAGAAATTATTGACACACAATAGTACAGAATAAAGCTTGACCAGCCTACCCAACTGTACCATTAGGTATGGGAAGTATGCATTGATGACTATTTAGACAGGCCATGCCGAGTACATAGGAATGTGTGGAACacgtgtcatgcaccattcaggTATTGGCATCCAGTGCCACAGCAGAGACCCACTGCGCAAGGATCTCGATAACATAGCGGGGTTAAAGATatgcttataaaaaaaaaaaatcatacctTGCTTGAGAAATTGTCTCATTCTGTGCATATTGAGCAGTTGATCCGTTAAAAAAACTGCTAGAAGAACAGATAGATATTGCATGTTTAGACAGATCCTCTGCTTCCACTACAATCTTCTGCTGGTTACCAAAAGTTAATTATATTAACAGGAAACAGAAGTTAAATATCTCAAATCTAAACCTCAGAGAAAGATTAAGAAGAGGAAAGGAAGAGTAGAAATTGAAATGGTTCCAGGACTGATTACATTACCTCAGTAGCATTCATAGGATTGTTGCACACAGCATGACCAGCAAAATGTGACCTTCCCCTGAATGATTCATCTATATTTGATCTATTGAAAATTGAGTTGGAGAAGCCCTGCATGTTTAGTTGGTGATTGATTTCTGAAGTAGGTTCTGCATTATTCTTCAAATTTGCTAGTGAATTATGAACCATATTAGGTCCCACAGTATGTTGACCATGCTGAACAGTGTTCAGGCCACCACTTACAACAATATCTTTCAATGCATCACCAACATAACCTTTTCCTGAAAGAGCTTCCATGGAATCTTTTTCTTTCTCAACAATATGACCCAGCCTTTCAGCTCCAGGAATTCTTGACAACTCCCAACTTTGCAATTTTGGATTTGGCTGATTCTGGTTTTCTCTGGCATCTTTGTCAACTCCAAAATTCCCACGTGCATTGGGGGCAAACTTTCTCCCAAAAACAGATTTCTGTTCATTAGTAGTCTGTTGAGGCATGTTCTGGTTCAATTTTAAGGGATTTGGGTTCCCGACAGACCCTGAATCACCTGCTAAGTAATCTCCAGATTGCATCTTAGGGCTAGAAATACCTGATTTGACTGCTTGTGCTCCAGCACTCCGGTTAACATGATTGCCATGGATCTCATGATAATCTGAAGTACTGTCACCTCTAGATGCCATTGCATGACTAGCACTCCGACCACCTAAGTTGTTGACAGGCTTAGTAGGAGCGTTGGACAAGTGCAAATTCTTATGGCCAGTCCAGCCACTTCCATTGTCTTGTGGTTTTAACTGAGTGTTCCTGGACCTATTCTGGCACTGCTCAAAGATCTGCCCAGATCTCATTTCACTAGATATAGGAAGTTTAGCTTTAACATCACCTTCTACTGGTTTGGTTTGATTCTGACTATTTGTAAATTCTTTGCCATTGGTTCGTAGCAAGGATGACATTGAAGGTACATGGGATGCGTCAATCAGTGGCATATTGTTTTCTTCGTGAGCAGACTTCAGAAGAAGACTCTTATTACCAATAATGGAGGAGGAGCTTGTTGTTGCATTTGGGCCACTTAATAAAGAAAAAGGTTGTGCAGTCAAAGAAGCTTGATTCTTTATGTTGTTGCCAACCCATGCAGTTGGTTGTTTCCCATTGTCATTTGTGACACACGAAGGTGTTCTTACAGGTTCTGTGTTCTGAGAACTCAAGCCACTCCACTCTTCCTGAACCCCTTTGTCACTAGTGGAAGCTTGAACAGCCTCTTGCATAAGAGCACTCCAGCTCCCACTATGGACAGAAGGCAATGTGCCATAGTGATCAATCTCTAGAGAATGGCCGTGCATCTCTCCACCAATGCCAGATGTAAGGCACCCAGCAAATGAACCCCAATTATCATCTTCATCTGTGCCAAACAAGAGCTTCTGCTCGATAGGATCTAGACCAGCTGCATCTCTACAATTTCCTATATCTGATAGTTGCTTTCCATGTAAATTACCTGATGTATCATCTTGTTCTTGCCTGGGCTGGAAatccctaaactgatcatggaATTGCAGATTGCTAGCTTCAAGAAAGTTTCCAGCTGTGACATCATTACCAAGAACTTGCATTGGAGGGTTGCCGAATGTATTTCTGCCTTGGAGATTCTGTAAAAACAAAATCTTGTCCTCTGAACAATTTTGACCACCTGATTGCTGATCATTTGTAGTAGCAAATGGGTATGATGATTTCACTGCAAGGGTTGCATCTGGTCCAGCCACCAAATTGTTG is from Zingiber officinale cultivar Zhangliang chromosome 7B, Zo_v1.1, whole genome shotgun sequence and encodes:
- the LOC122005372 gene encoding uncharacterized protein LOC122005372 isoform X2, with the translated sequence MQLWQQQQLLCKKFQEERRQQQLRQLDQEKRQLIPHSQLSVLGKPATGNQLAATSNDMPINDAHNYMWPNNFVGDVSNLPINSQMFIPGSMNLAHSSYPTSLQNLANGSFMLNDHNRGMLSMGFTPQNDQFIHGMPISGTGTVEQYPHFLGISSNFNNLVAGPDATLAVKSSYPFATTNDQQSGGQNCSEDKILFLQNLQGRNTFGNPPMQVLGNDVTAGNFLEASNLQFHDQFRDFQPRQEQDDTSGNLHGKQLSDIGNCRDAAGLDPIEQKLLFGTDEDDNWGSFAGCLTSGIGGEMHGHSLEIDHYGTLPSVHSGSWSALMQEAVQASTSDKGVQEEWSGLSSQNTEPVRTPSCVTNDNGKQPTAWVGNNIKNQASLTAQPFSLLSGPNATTSSSSIIGNKSLLLKSAHEENNMPLIDASHVPSMSSLLRTNGKEFTNSQNQTKPVEGDVKAKLPISSEMRSGQIFEQCQNRSRNTQLKPQDNGSGWTGHKNLHLSNAPTKPVNNLGGRSASHAMASRGDSTSDYHEIHGNHVNRSAGAQAVKSGISSPKMQSGDYLAGDSGSVGNPNPLKLNQNMPQQTTNEQKSVFGRKFAPNARGNFGVDKDARENQNQPNPKLQSWELSRIPGAERLGHIVEKEKDSMEALSGKGYVGDALKDIVVSGGLNTVQHGQHTVGPNMVHNSLANLKNNAEPTSEINHQLNMQGFSNSIFNRSNIDESFRGRSHFAGHAVCNNPMNATEKIVVEAEDLSKHAISICSSSSFFNGSTAQYAQNETISQASNMLELLHKVDRSRDVNSMNSSDRSAQVADDVSAAQPHVDLSSISRGFGLQLAPPSPQLLSIKSPISHNLLNDPMIAQSSHQGEASYQDQAQSNYASLARPLALLHESSETQNWDKISNPPGHQQNKHMEAHRHLNSSAATAPDFPLVQKQLHEQRLGLQRQDHSGAKYHLEQHQEDQISNTSQANVGTPAKSSSLVNPTHDFTDGAVASQSVETSLPTLNSRFSTSGVASHAENHGSGSSQFFSGRGDHTKPTVAGFSQIKNPGHQLPATDTKSVSHSSASGMSQQDGISKMLHNVWTNISVQQRQAGVNPLLTPNVLQSLINHGRERSSWGMPKTGSQINKEEGAPEAGISSNSQKDENPAQVRSSNLLAETMDVSNAKNMFQGEEVVPMPAFGRGSSFPVSSLVHLHQHNVNKGNHELGPAVNSRDLHSPITTDISSSSVIGILGGLSKSSDHQQQNYSLLHQMQTMKASDSDINKLTGNMLSGAPFGSNTPQMNLNVNQRFDHEQNSNSKYPDVKVGAPQVSLSSDAKMLRFAANDNEEKIPTTSSAGQGILQTHMHPLSTSSMSTALGGTECTQSRPQMSSWVEHNAAYQNGRMVPLYDAQRSGKFSMHQYVQEVPARMEDSTVIDQRCESTQAGGYEQGILSTKISPNESSPLLLPNTIDQSTILRHKKRKSVTADLPWYKIVTECSQSLENTSMADLEWNSVAKRLMEKVDDDAETLEDDPLISHSRRRLIMPTQLMHQLVPAVPSALLKEEAALAYESMPFVIAKSVLADACGLVSYIKNGSHEPVENENMMLVDIKTSKVGNGAYSNLAENFIGRSEKLESDFSRLAAGPSLLEMQMECQELERFSIVNRLGKFHGRTHADAVEVSATGAIHPRTFAQRQITAVSMSGNLPEGIMSLPL
- the LOC122005372 gene encoding uncharacterized protein LOC122005372 isoform X1; the encoded protein is MQLWQQQQLLCKKFQEERRQQQLRQLDQEKRQLIPHSQLSVLGKPATGNQLAATSNDMPINDAHNYMWPNNFVGDVSNLPINSQMFIPGSMNLAHSSYPTSLQNLANGSFMLNDHNRGMLSMGFTPQNDQFIHGMPISGTGTVEQYPHFLGISSNFNNLVAGPDATLAVKSSYPFATTNDQQSGGQNCSEDKILFLQNLQGRNTFGNPPMQVLGNDVTAGNFLEASNLQFHDQFRDFQPRQEQDDTSGNLHGKQLSDIGNCRDAAGLDPIEQKLLFGTDEDDNWGSFAGCLTSGIGGEMHGHSLEIDHYGTLPSVHSGSWSALMQEAVQASTSDKGVQEEWSGLSSQNTEPVRTPSCVTNDNGKQPTAWVGNNIKNQASLTAQPFSLLSGPNATTSSSSIIGNKSLLLKSAHEENNMPLIDASHVPSMSSLLRTNGKEFTNSQNQTKPVEGDVKAKLPISSEMRSGQIFEQCQNRSRNTQLKPQDNGSGWTGHKNLHLSNAPTKPVNNLGGRSASHAMASRGDSTSDYHEIHGNHVNRSAGAQAVKSGISSPKMQSGDYLAGDSGSVGNPNPLKLNQNMPQQTTNEQKSVFGRKFAPNARGNFGVDKDARENQNQPNPKLQSWELSRIPGAERLGHIVEKEKDSMEALSGKGYVGDALKDIVVSGGLNTVQHGQHTVGPNMVHNSLANLKNNAEPTSEINHQLNMQGFSNSIFNRSNIDESFRGRSHFAGHAVCNNPMNATEQKIVVEAEDLSKHAISICSSSSFFNGSTAQYAQNETISQASNMLELLHKVDRSRDVNSMNSSDRSAQVADDVSAAQPHVDLSSISRGFGLQLAPPSPQLLSIKSPISHNLLNDPMIAQSSHQGEASYQDQAQSNYASLARPLALLHESSETQNWDKISNPPGHQQNKHMEAHRHLNSSAATAPDFPLVQKQLHEQRLGLQRQDHSGAKYHLEQHQEDQISNTSQANVGTPAKSSSLVNPTHDFTDGAVASQSVETSLPTLNSRFSTSGVASHAENHGSGSSQFFSGRGDHTKPTVAGFSQIKNPGHQLPATDTKSVSHSSASGMSQQDGISKMLHNVWTNISVQQRQAGVNPLLTPNVLQSLINHGRERSSWGMPKTGSQINKEEGAPEAGISSNSQKDENPAQVRSSNLLAETMDVSNAKNMFQGEEVVPMPAFGRGSSFPVSSLVHLHQHNVNKGNHELGPAVNSRDLHSPITTDISSSSVIGILGGLSKSSDHQQQNYSLLHQMQTMKASDSDINKLTGNMLSGAPFGSNTPQMNLNVNQRFDHEQNSNSKYPDVKVGAPQVSLSSDAKMLRFAANDNEEKIPTTSSAGQGILQTHMHPLSTSSMSTALGGTECTQSRPQMSSWVEHNAAYQNGRMVPLYDAQRSGKFSMHQYVQEVPARMEDSTVIDQRCESTQAGGYEQGILSTKISPNESSPLLLPNTIDQSTILRHKKRKSVTADLPWYKIVTECSQSLENTSMADLEWNSVAKRLMEKVDDDAETLEDDPLISHSRRRLIMPTQLMHQLVPAVPSALLKEEAALAYESMPFVIAKSVLADACGLVSYIKNGSHEPVENENMMLVDIKTSKVGNGAYSNLAENFIGRSEKLESDFSRLAAGPSLLEMQMECQELERFSIVNRLGKFHGRTHADAVEVSATGAIHPRTFAQRQITAVSMSGNLPEGIMSLPL